In Gadus morhua chromosome 2, gadMor3.0, whole genome shotgun sequence, a single window of DNA contains:
- the slc2a6 gene encoding solute carrier family 2, facilitated glucose transporter member 6 isoform X2, protein MKGRGNELVTSAVIMDRRSKAAASDENTALLGGEPGTASLVNNSRLFLAVFSVVLGNFSFGYSLVYASPVQTALQGSEDPRLQMDSTQYAWFGSIYSLGAAAGGLGTMMLNDMIGRKMSIMTSALPSAVGYMLMGGASDRWMLLLGRFLTGVAGGMTSASIPVYISEISHPAIRGAMGSCPQITAVCGALVLYALGTILPWRWLAVAGGVPAVALVVLVALMPSSPRRLLSLGREEEAEEALRWLRGRDYDVQTELRAVQNSIRSQRGLTLKELATPAYYRPILISVGMRFLQQMSGITPTLVYMQYILSTSKVALDPGIATVIVGVIRLFSVAIAASLMDRAGRKALLYTSSMLMILSSLSLTMYSHANGCPPPPAPPNVTHLPQHGLDSLGVAPAGLSLVPLFLVIIFIFGYAMGWGPITWLLMAEVLPLVARGVASGLCVAVSWLTAFAVTHFFIILADRYGLYVPYLCFTVVCVFCLLFTAVRVPETRGRTLEEIENFFRTGRTFTISN, encoded by the exons atgaaggggagggggaatgAGTTAGTG ACATCAGCCGTCATTATGGATCGCCGGTCAAAGGCTGCCGCCTCGGATGAGAACACTGCTCTGCTGGGCGGAGAACCGGGGACAGCTTCCCTG GTCAACAATTCCCGACTGTTCCTGGCCGTCTTCTCCGTGGTCCTGGGCAACTTCAGCTTCGGCTACTCCCTGGTGTACGCCTCGCCGGTGCAGACCGCTCTCCAGGGGTCTGAGGACCCGCGGCTCCAGATGGACTCCACGCAGTACGCCTGGTTCGGCTCCATCTACTCCCTGGGCGCCGCCGCCGGCGGGCTGGGCACCATGATGCTCAACGACATGATCGGCCGCAAGATGAGCATCATGACGTCGGCGCTGCCCTCCGCGGTCGG gtacATGCTGATGGGCGGAGCCTCAGACAGGTGGATGCTCCTTTTAGGGCGCTTCCTGACGGGCGTCGCCGGGGGGATGACTTCTGCCTCCATACCA GTCTATATCTCAGAGATATCCCACCCGGCGATCAGAGGGGCCATGGGTTCCTGCCCACAGATCACTGCAGTGTGTGGGGCCTTGGTTCTCTACGCTctgg GCACCATTCTGCCCTGGCGCTGGCTGGCGGTGGCGGGAGGGGTCCCGGCGGTGGCCCTGGTGGTCCTGGTGGCCCTGatgccctcctcccccaggaggCTGCTCTCGCTGggccgggaggaggaggcggaggaggcccTGCGCTGGCTGAGGGGGCGGGACTATGACGTGCAGACGGAGCTCCGCGCTGTGCAG AACAGCATCAGATCCCAGAGGGGCCTCACCCTGAAGGAGTTGGCCACGCCCGCGTACTACCGGCCCATCCTCATCTCCGTGGGGATGCGATTCCTGCAGCAGATGTCGGGCATCACTCCCACTCTGGTCTACATGCAGTACATCTTATCCACAAGCAAAGTAGCTCTGGATCCCGG GATCGCCACAGTCATCGTCGGAGTCATCCGCCTGTTCTCGGTCGCCATAGCAGCCAGTTTGATGGACAGGGCCGGACGTAAGGCCCTGCTGTACACCTCCAGCATGCTGATGATCCTGTCCAGCCTGAGTCTCACCATGTACTCCCACGCCAACGggtgcccccccccgccggccccacCCAACGtcacccacctcccccagcACGGGCTCGACTCCCTCGGGGTCGCGCCCGCAGGCCTCAGCCTGGTGCCGCTCTTCCtcgtcatcatcttcatcttcg GCTACGCCATGGGCTGGGGACCAATCACGTGGCTCCTGATGGCGGAGGTGCTGCCCCTGGTGGCCCGGGGCGTGGCCTCGGGGCTGTGCGTGGCGGTCAGCTGGCTGACGGCCTTCGCAGTGACGCACTTCTTCATTATCCTGGCCGACAGGTACGGCCTGTACGTGCCGTACCTGTGCTtcaccgtggtgtgtgtgttctgcctgCTCTTCACGGCCGTGCGCGTCCCCGAGACGCGGGGGCGCACGCTGGAGGAGATTGAGAACTTTTTCAGAACCGGACGCACTTTCACTATCAGCAACTAG
- the slc2a6 gene encoding solute carrier family 2, facilitated glucose transporter member 6 isoform X1 — protein MDRRSKAAASDENTALLGGEPGTASLVNNSRLFLAVFSVVLGNFSFGYSLVYASPVQTALQGSEDPRLQMDSTQYAWFGSIYSLGAAAGGLGTMMLNDMIGRKMSIMTSALPSAVGYMLMGGASDRWMLLLGRFLTGVAGGMTSASIPVYISEISHPAIRGAMGSCPQITAVCGALVLYALGTILPWRWLAVAGGVPAVALVVLVALMPSSPRRLLSLGREEEAEEALRWLRGRDYDVQTELRAVQNSIRSQRGLTLKELATPAYYRPILISVGMRFLQQMSGITPTLVYMQYILSTSKVALDPGIATVIVGVIRLFSVAIAASLMDRAGRKALLYTSSMLMILSSLSLTMYSHANGCPPPPAPPNVTHLPQHGLDSLGVAPAGLSLVPLFLVIIFIFGYAMGWGPITWLLMAEVLPLVARGVASGLCVAVSWLTAFAVTHFFIILADRYGLYVPYLCFTVVCVFCLLFTAVRVPETRGRTLEEIENFFRTGRTFTISN, from the exons ATGGATCGCCGGTCAAAGGCTGCCGCCTCGGATGAGAACACTGCTCTGCTGGGCGGAGAACCGGGGACAGCTTCCCTG GTCAACAATTCCCGACTGTTCCTGGCCGTCTTCTCCGTGGTCCTGGGCAACTTCAGCTTCGGCTACTCCCTGGTGTACGCCTCGCCGGTGCAGACCGCTCTCCAGGGGTCTGAGGACCCGCGGCTCCAGATGGACTCCACGCAGTACGCCTGGTTCGGCTCCATCTACTCCCTGGGCGCCGCCGCCGGCGGGCTGGGCACCATGATGCTCAACGACATGATCGGCCGCAAGATGAGCATCATGACGTCGGCGCTGCCCTCCGCGGTCGG gtacATGCTGATGGGCGGAGCCTCAGACAGGTGGATGCTCCTTTTAGGGCGCTTCCTGACGGGCGTCGCCGGGGGGATGACTTCTGCCTCCATACCA GTCTATATCTCAGAGATATCCCACCCGGCGATCAGAGGGGCCATGGGTTCCTGCCCACAGATCACTGCAGTGTGTGGGGCCTTGGTTCTCTACGCTctgg GCACCATTCTGCCCTGGCGCTGGCTGGCGGTGGCGGGAGGGGTCCCGGCGGTGGCCCTGGTGGTCCTGGTGGCCCTGatgccctcctcccccaggaggCTGCTCTCGCTGggccgggaggaggaggcggaggaggcccTGCGCTGGCTGAGGGGGCGGGACTATGACGTGCAGACGGAGCTCCGCGCTGTGCAG AACAGCATCAGATCCCAGAGGGGCCTCACCCTGAAGGAGTTGGCCACGCCCGCGTACTACCGGCCCATCCTCATCTCCGTGGGGATGCGATTCCTGCAGCAGATGTCGGGCATCACTCCCACTCTGGTCTACATGCAGTACATCTTATCCACAAGCAAAGTAGCTCTGGATCCCGG GATCGCCACAGTCATCGTCGGAGTCATCCGCCTGTTCTCGGTCGCCATAGCAGCCAGTTTGATGGACAGGGCCGGACGTAAGGCCCTGCTGTACACCTCCAGCATGCTGATGATCCTGTCCAGCCTGAGTCTCACCATGTACTCCCACGCCAACGggtgcccccccccgccggccccacCCAACGtcacccacctcccccagcACGGGCTCGACTCCCTCGGGGTCGCGCCCGCAGGCCTCAGCCTGGTGCCGCTCTTCCtcgtcatcatcttcatcttcg GCTACGCCATGGGCTGGGGACCAATCACGTGGCTCCTGATGGCGGAGGTGCTGCCCCTGGTGGCCCGGGGCGTGGCCTCGGGGCTGTGCGTGGCGGTCAGCTGGCTGACGGCCTTCGCAGTGACGCACTTCTTCATTATCCTGGCCGACAGGTACGGCCTGTACGTGCCGTACCTGTGCTtcaccgtggtgtgtgtgttctgcctgCTCTTCACGGCCGTGCGCGTCCCCGAGACGCGGGGGCGCACGCTGGAGGAGATTGAGAACTTTTTCAGAACCGGACGCACTTTCACTATCAGCAACTAG